Proteins found in one Thermopolyspora flexuosa genomic segment:
- the pyrE gene encoding orotate phosphoribosyltransferase, with translation MSDRDRLLAEIKSKGVVHGKVILSSGQEADYYVDLRRITLDGTAAPLVGRVMLDLTADLDYEAVGGLTLGADPVATAMLHAAAARGRSLDAFVVRKAGKAHGLQRRIEGPDVAGRRVLAVEDTSTTGNSVLTAVEALREAGAEVVGVATIVDRGAGARIRETGLPYRTAFTLADLGLE, from the coding sequence ATGAGCGATCGGGACAGGCTGCTGGCGGAGATCAAGAGCAAGGGCGTGGTGCACGGCAAGGTCATCCTGAGCTCCGGCCAGGAGGCCGACTACTACGTGGACCTGCGCCGCATCACGCTCGACGGTACGGCGGCGCCCCTCGTCGGCCGGGTGATGCTCGACCTCACCGCGGACCTCGACTACGAGGCCGTGGGCGGCCTGACCCTCGGCGCCGACCCGGTCGCCACGGCGATGCTGCACGCCGCCGCGGCCCGCGGGCGGTCGCTCGACGCGTTCGTGGTGCGCAAGGCGGGCAAGGCGCACGGGCTGCAGCGCCGCATCGAGGGGCCGGACGTGGCCGGGCGGCGCGTGCTCGCGGTCGAGGACACCTCCACGACCGGGAACTCGGTGCTCACCGCGGTCGAGGCGCTGCGCGAGGCCGGGGCCGAGGTGGTCGGGGTGGCCACGATCGTGGACCGGGGCGCGGGCGCGCGCATCAGGGAGACCGGCCTGCCGTACCGCACCGCGTTCACGCTCGCCGACCTCGGCCTGGAGTGA
- a CDS encoding winged helix-turn-helix domain-containing protein, with amino-acid sequence MNELPVEGLDEKTVIVCVSSSHRDRARVARLMNGCGTLLIFPDMEAARRVLFGEREPRADRGLPGVPGPSVVVRGALVVDLNRQRASWAGRPLPLTRIERELVAALASPPPRVWTYRELYERVWGVDYLDDASALRSTVKRVRAKLRAAGATVTVESSRGVGFYLADTEPEAETHAAPCAAAEPATDGARRAATRRRRRPAVPENNTRAT; translated from the coding sequence ATGAACGAGCTTCCGGTGGAGGGTCTTGACGAGAAGACCGTGATCGTGTGCGTCTCGTCGAGCCACCGGGACCGGGCCCGCGTGGCCCGGCTCATGAACGGTTGCGGCACCCTGCTGATCTTCCCGGACATGGAGGCCGCCCGCCGCGTGCTGTTCGGCGAGCGGGAACCGCGCGCGGACCGTGGCCTCCCGGGCGTCCCCGGACCGAGCGTCGTGGTCCGCGGCGCGCTCGTCGTCGACCTCAACCGGCAGCGCGCGAGCTGGGCCGGCCGTCCGCTCCCGCTCACCCGCATCGAGCGGGAGCTCGTCGCGGCCCTCGCCAGCCCGCCGCCGCGGGTGTGGACCTACCGGGAGCTGTACGAGCGCGTCTGGGGCGTCGACTACCTCGACGACGCGTCCGCGCTCCGCTCGACCGTGAAACGGGTGCGCGCCAAGCTGCGCGCCGCCGGGGCGACGGTCACCGTGGAGTCGAGCCGGGGCGTCGGCTTCTACCTCGCCGACACCGAGCCCGAGGCCGAGACCCACGCCGCACCCTGCGCCGCGGCCGAGCCCGCGACGGACGGCGCGCGCCGGGCCGCGACCCGGAGGCGGCGACGCCCGGCCGTGCCGGAAAACAACACCAGAGCGACATAA
- the fbaA gene encoding class II fructose-bisphosphate aldolase, translating to MPIATPEAYAEMLDRAKANGFAYPAINVTSSQTLNAALRGFAEAESDGIIQVSTGGAEFLSGTTVKDMVTGAVALAEYARVVAKNYPVTIALHTDHCPKEKLDGFMRPLIQMSAERVARGEEPLFQSHMWDGSAVPLEENLTIAAELLEKCAKARVIMEMEIGVVGGEEDGIVGEMNEKLYTTPADALATAEAVGLGEKGRYLLAATFGNVHGVYKPGHVKLRPSVLKEIQEAVGAKYGKEKPFDLVFHGGSGSALEEIHEAISYGVVKMNIDTDTQYAFTRPIVDHMFRNYDGVLKVDGEVGKKKMYDPRSYGKAAEAGMAARVVQACQDLKSAGQKMR from the coding sequence ATGCCCATCGCGACGCCCGAGGCCTACGCCGAGATGCTCGACCGGGCCAAGGCGAACGGTTTCGCATACCCGGCCATCAACGTGACCTCGTCCCAGACGCTCAACGCCGCCCTGCGGGGCTTCGCCGAGGCGGAGAGCGACGGCATCATCCAGGTCTCGACCGGTGGCGCGGAGTTCCTCTCCGGCACCACCGTGAAGGACATGGTGACCGGCGCGGTCGCGCTCGCCGAGTACGCCCGGGTGGTGGCGAAGAACTACCCGGTCACGATCGCGCTCCACACCGACCACTGCCCGAAGGAGAAGCTCGACGGCTTCATGCGCCCGCTCATCCAGATGAGCGCCGAGCGGGTGGCCCGCGGTGAGGAGCCGCTGTTCCAGTCCCACATGTGGGACGGCTCCGCCGTACCGCTCGAGGAGAACCTCACCATCGCGGCCGAGCTGCTCGAGAAGTGCGCCAAGGCCCGCGTGATCATGGAGATGGAGATCGGCGTCGTCGGCGGTGAGGAGGACGGCATCGTCGGCGAGATGAACGAGAAGCTCTACACCACGCCCGCCGACGCGCTCGCCACGGCCGAGGCGGTCGGCCTCGGCGAGAAGGGCCGCTACCTGCTCGCCGCGACCTTCGGCAACGTGCACGGCGTGTACAAGCCGGGCCACGTCAAGCTGCGCCCGAGCGTGCTCAAGGAGATCCAGGAGGCCGTCGGCGCCAAGTACGGCAAGGAGAAGCCGTTCGACCTCGTCTTCCACGGCGGCTCCGGCTCCGCGCTCGAGGAGATCCACGAGGCGATCTCCTACGGCGTGGTGAAGATGAACATCGACACCGACACGCAGTACGCGTTCACCCGCCCGATCGTCGACCACATGTTCCGCAACTACGACGGCGTGCTGAAGGTCGACGGCGAGGTCGGCAAGAAGAAGATGTACGACCCGCGCTCGTACGGCAAGGCCGCCGAGGCCGGCATGGCCGCCCGGGTGGTCCAGGCCTGCCAGGACCTCAAGTCCGCCGGTCAGAAGATGCGCTGA
- the corA gene encoding magnesium/cobalt transporter CorA, producing the protein MAAPRVNGHARPPTRQHPEPPPTPTRPPVPPSASLVEFGAYVRGGRVAAEDIPRALALVREHNTGLETPEAFVWVGLHEPRAPEVEWLAGLFGLHPLSVEDAIKAHQRPKVERYGDTLFIVLKTVNFLGDRAVDANGEIIETGEIMVFVGPDFVITVRHGDICPLAEVRARLEATPKLLERGPTGVLHAIADHVVDTYLTVADRMQAELEEVEAAVFADVSSRDINRIYQLKREMIEMKRAMTPLEAPLRSLPQRRMIPSEMRDYFRDVGDHLSRVCEQVESSNELCNSILQAALARSNALANEDMRKISSWVAILAVPTMIAGIYGMNFDHMPETRWTFGYPLVLGVMVVVCTLLYRAFRRNGWL; encoded by the coding sequence ATGGCCGCACCGCGCGTGAACGGCCACGCACGTCCGCCCACGCGGCAGCACCCGGAACCACCGCCGACCCCCACCCGTCCCCCTGTTCCGCCGAGCGCCTCGCTCGTCGAGTTCGGCGCGTACGTGCGCGGAGGCCGCGTCGCCGCCGAGGACATCCCCCGGGCGCTCGCCCTCGTCCGTGAGCACAACACCGGCCTCGAGACCCCCGAGGCGTTCGTCTGGGTCGGCCTGCACGAGCCGCGCGCACCCGAGGTCGAGTGGCTCGCCGGGCTGTTCGGCCTGCACCCGCTCTCCGTCGAGGACGCGATCAAGGCCCACCAGCGGCCCAAGGTCGAGCGGTACGGCGACACGCTCTTCATCGTCCTCAAGACCGTGAACTTCCTCGGCGACCGCGCGGTGGACGCCAACGGCGAGATCATCGAGACCGGCGAGATCATGGTCTTCGTCGGCCCGGACTTCGTGATCACCGTACGGCACGGCGACATCTGCCCGCTGGCGGAGGTGCGCGCCCGGCTGGAGGCCACGCCCAAGCTGCTCGAGCGCGGCCCCACGGGCGTGCTGCACGCGATCGCCGACCACGTCGTCGACACCTACCTCACCGTGGCCGACCGCATGCAGGCCGAGCTGGAGGAGGTGGAGGCGGCGGTGTTCGCCGACGTCAGCTCGCGCGACATCAACCGCATCTACCAGCTCAAGCGCGAGATGATCGAGATGAAGCGGGCGATGACCCCGCTCGAGGCCCCGCTGCGCAGCCTCCCGCAGCGCCGCATGATCCCCTCGGAGATGCGCGACTACTTCCGGGACGTGGGCGACCACCTGTCCCGGGTGTGCGAGCAGGTCGAGTCCTCCAACGAGCTGTGCAACTCGATCCTCCAGGCCGCGCTCGCCCGCTCCAACGCGCTCGCCAACGAGGACATGCGCAAGATCTCCTCGTGGGTGGCGATCCTCGCCGTGCCCACCATGATCGCCGGTATCTACGGCATGAACTTCGACCACATGCCCGAGACCCGGTGGACCTTCGGCTATCCGCTCGTGCTCGGGGTCATGGTGGTCGTCTGCACCCTGCTCTACCGCGCCTTCCGCCGCAACGGCTGGCTGTGA
- the purD gene encoding phosphoribosylamine--glycine ligase, producing MRVLVIGSGGREHALCRALALDPQVSQVHCAPGNAGIAEVATTHPVAATDPEQVTELARRLGAGLVVIGPEAPLVAGVADAVRAAGIPCFGPSAQAARIEGSKSFAKEVMAAAGVPTARSRTCTTEDEAAAALDEFGEPYVVKADGLAAGKGVVVTRDREAALAHARACGQVVIEEYLDGPEASLFALCDGTTAVPLQAAQDFKRAYDGDQGPNTGGMGAYTPLPWAPKDLADQVMDRIVRPTLAELGRRGLPYVGVLYAGLCLTADGPKVIEFNARFGDPETQVVLDRLETPLGGLLLACAEGRLADFGPVRYRDGAAVTVVLAAENYPGDPVKGDVIEGLDGLPEHTYVLHAGTARRDDGAIVSAGGRVLNVVGTGADVAEARARAYAALGRIRMRGGHHRTDIAAGV from the coding sequence GTGCGCGTTCTTGTGATTGGGTCCGGTGGTCGCGAGCACGCCCTGTGCCGGGCGCTCGCGCTCGATCCTCAGGTCTCCCAGGTGCACTGCGCCCCCGGAAACGCGGGCATCGCCGAGGTGGCGACGACCCACCCGGTGGCCGCCACGGATCCGGAGCAGGTGACGGAGCTGGCCCGGCGGCTCGGCGCCGGGCTCGTGGTGATCGGCCCGGAGGCGCCGCTGGTGGCCGGGGTGGCCGACGCGGTGCGCGCGGCCGGCATCCCGTGCTTCGGGCCGTCCGCGCAGGCCGCCCGCATCGAGGGCTCCAAGTCGTTCGCCAAAGAGGTGATGGCGGCGGCCGGGGTGCCGACGGCGCGGTCGCGCACCTGCACCACCGAGGACGAGGCGGCGGCGGCGCTGGACGAGTTCGGCGAGCCGTACGTGGTGAAGGCCGACGGGCTCGCGGCCGGGAAGGGCGTCGTGGTGACGCGGGACCGCGAGGCGGCGCTGGCGCACGCGCGGGCGTGCGGTCAGGTGGTGATCGAGGAGTACCTCGACGGCCCGGAGGCCTCGCTGTTCGCGCTGTGCGACGGCACCACCGCGGTGCCGCTCCAGGCGGCGCAGGACTTCAAGCGGGCCTACGACGGCGACCAGGGGCCGAACACCGGCGGCATGGGGGCGTACACGCCGCTGCCCTGGGCGCCGAAGGACCTCGCCGACCAGGTGATGGACCGGATCGTCCGGCCCACCCTCGCCGAGCTGGGCCGCCGCGGCCTGCCGTACGTGGGGGTGCTGTACGCCGGGCTCTGCCTCACCGCGGACGGCCCGAAGGTGATCGAGTTCAACGCCCGGTTCGGCGACCCGGAGACCCAGGTGGTGCTCGACCGCCTGGAGACGCCGCTCGGCGGCCTGCTGCTCGCCTGCGCCGAGGGGCGGCTCGCCGATTTCGGCCCGGTGCGGTACCGGGACGGCGCGGCGGTGACCGTGGTGCTCGCCGCCGAGAACTACCCGGGCGACCCGGTGAAGGGCGACGTGATCGAGGGGCTCGACGGGCTTCCGGAGCACACCTACGTGCTGCACGCCGGGACCGCGCGCCGGGACGACGGGGCGATCGTGTCGGCGGGCGGCCGCGTGCTCAACGTGGTCGGCACCGGGGCCGACGTCGCCGAGGCCCGCGCCCGGGCGTACGCGGCGCTGGGCCGGATCCGGATGCGCGGCGGCCACCACCGCACCGACATCGCCGCCGGGGTCTGA
- a CDS encoding glycerophosphodiester phosphodiesterase family protein yields the protein MQTGHVEIHGHRGARGLRPENTLPGLAHALELGVDALEFDVAFTADRRIVLVHDLEVSAVTSADTRPVTPGDAAFPYVGRPVHTLSLAQLRTLEVGVRRNSDGDPVAATQVPIPGTRIPTLGAALALVDAYGADGVRVHVELKSDPTQPELAPDPQEFTESVLAELDRHNRLSGSALLSFDWRIVAAARDLAPDLPRFALLEEATRSSVWLNGLDPRDFDDDVTAVAEAAGATTLSPDAALVDAPLMASAFARAMPVVAWTVNDPEEAGRLIDLGVSGIVTDYPDRMRALWERRGLRLPPPIPRPAVAAARGARPPAGAGRTPAPAPSAPPAAVPALA from the coding sequence GTGCAGACCGGACACGTTGAGATCCACGGACACCGGGGCGCTCGCGGGTTACGGCCGGAGAACACCCTGCCCGGCCTCGCCCACGCCCTCGAGCTCGGTGTCGACGCGCTCGAATTCGATGTCGCCTTCACCGCCGACCGCCGCATCGTGCTCGTCCACGACCTGGAGGTGTCGGCCGTGACCAGCGCCGACACCCGCCCGGTTACCCCGGGCGACGCCGCCTTTCCGTACGTGGGCCGGCCGGTGCACACGCTGAGCCTCGCCCAGTTACGCACCCTCGAGGTGGGCGTGCGCCGGAACTCCGACGGCGACCCCGTGGCGGCCACCCAGGTGCCGATACCGGGCACCCGGATCCCCACGCTGGGCGCGGCGCTCGCGCTCGTGGACGCCTACGGGGCGGACGGCGTGCGGGTGCACGTGGAGCTGAAGTCCGACCCCACCCAGCCCGAACTCGCCCCCGACCCGCAGGAGTTCACCGAGTCCGTGCTCGCCGAGCTCGACCGGCACAACCGGTTGTCCGGCTCGGCCCTGCTCAGCTTCGACTGGCGGATCGTCGCCGCCGCCCGTGACCTCGCCCCCGACCTTCCCCGCTTCGCCCTCCTGGAGGAGGCGACCCGCAGCAGCGTCTGGCTGAACGGCCTCGACCCCCGCGACTTCGACGACGACGTCACGGCGGTGGCGGAGGCGGCCGGCGCGACCACCCTCTCCCCCGACGCCGCGCTCGTCGACGCCCCGCTCATGGCCTCCGCGTTCGCGCGGGCGATGCCCGTCGTCGCCTGGACGGTGAACGACCCCGAGGAGGCCGGCCGGCTCATCGACCTCGGCGTCTCCGGCATCGTCACCGACTACCCCGACCGCATGCGCGCCCTGTGGGAGCGGCGCGGGCTCCGGCTGCCCCCGCCGATCCCCCGCCCGGCGGTCGCGGCCGCGCGTGGCGCGCGCCCGCCCGCAGGCGCGGGAAGGACGCCCGCGCCGGCGCCGTCCGCGCCGCCCGCCGCGGTGCCCGCACTCGCCTGA
- a CDS encoding adenylosuccinate synthase, translating to MPAVVLVGAQWGDEGKGKATDLLGGDVDYVVRYQGGNNAGHTVVIGDQKYALHLLPTGVLSPDVIPVIGNGVVIDPGVLLSEMDGLRERGISCDRLLISANAHLIMPHHKALDKVTERYLGKARIGTTGRGIGPAYADKVARMGVRVQDLLDPGILKQKIEVALTEKNQVLTKVYNRRGIDVERTLDEYLGYAERLKPHIADTSLVLCRALDEGKTVLLEGGQGTLLDIDHGTYPFVTSSSPTAGGACAGSGIPPTRLTRIIGIIKAYTTRVGSGPFPTELLDEQGDWLRATGHEYGTTTGRNRRCGWFDAVIARYAVRINGLTDLFLTKLDVLSGLERIPVCVAYDVDGVRHEELPMTQTEFHHAKPIYEELPGWQEDITGAKTFEDLPPNAQAYVRALEEMCGAPISAIGVGPGRDQTLTLRPLL from the coding sequence ATGCCGGCAGTCGTTCTCGTGGGCGCCCAGTGGGGCGATGAGGGCAAGGGCAAGGCCACCGACCTGCTCGGTGGCGACGTCGACTACGTCGTGCGGTACCAGGGCGGCAACAACGCGGGCCACACCGTGGTGATCGGCGACCAGAAGTACGCCCTCCACCTGCTCCCCACCGGGGTGCTCTCCCCCGACGTGATCCCCGTGATCGGCAACGGCGTGGTCATCGACCCCGGCGTGCTGCTCAGCGAGATGGACGGGCTGCGCGAGCGCGGCATCTCCTGCGACCGCCTGCTCATCTCGGCGAACGCGCACCTGATCATGCCCCACCACAAGGCGCTCGACAAGGTCACCGAGCGCTACCTCGGCAAGGCGCGGATCGGCACCACCGGCCGGGGCATCGGCCCGGCGTACGCCGACAAGGTGGCGCGCATGGGCGTGCGCGTGCAGGACCTGCTCGACCCCGGCATCCTCAAGCAGAAGATCGAGGTCGCGCTCACCGAGAAGAACCAGGTGCTCACCAAGGTCTACAACCGGCGGGGCATCGACGTGGAGCGCACGCTCGACGAGTACCTCGGCTACGCCGAGCGGCTCAAGCCGCACATCGCCGACACCTCGCTGGTGCTGTGCCGGGCCCTCGACGAGGGCAAGACCGTGCTGCTCGAGGGCGGCCAGGGCACGCTGCTCGACATCGACCACGGCACCTACCCGTTCGTCACCTCCTCCTCGCCGACCGCGGGCGGCGCGTGCGCGGGCTCGGGCATCCCGCCGACCCGGCTCACCCGGATCATCGGCATCATCAAGGCGTACACCACCCGGGTCGGGTCCGGGCCGTTCCCCACCGAGCTCCTCGACGAGCAGGGCGACTGGCTGCGCGCCACCGGCCACGAGTACGGCACCACCACCGGGCGCAACCGCCGGTGCGGCTGGTTCGACGCGGTGATCGCCCGGTACGCGGTGCGGATCAACGGGCTCACCGACCTCTTCCTCACCAAGCTCGACGTGCTGTCCGGCCTGGAGCGCATCCCGGTCTGCGTCGCCTACGACGTCGACGGCGTGCGGCACGAGGAGCTGCCGATGACGCAGACCGAGTTCCACCACGCCAAGCCGATCTACGAGGAGCTGCCCGGCTGGCAGGAGGACATCACGGGCGCCAAGACCTTCGAGGACCTGCCGCCGAACGCGCAGGCGTACGTGCGCGCCCTGGAGGAGATGTGCGGCGCGCCGATCTCGGCGATCGGCGTGGGTCCCGGCCGGGATCAGACCCTCACGCTGCGGCCGCTGCTGTAA
- a CDS encoding DedA family protein translates to MDTLLDLLDPKWWLTMFGAFATIGVLLIIFAETGLLFGFFLPGDSLLVAAGIFAVPAAAAGLGISPLSLPVLLIGGPVAAIAGAQLGHYLGAKVGRKLFERPDSRLFKQEHVRKAEYYFEKFGPAKAVVLARFVPIVRTFLNPVAGVLGMDARRFFLWNVLGGVVWIDALVLFGYFVGNSVPNIDRYILPGVFVIVVVSFIPIVREVIKNRKGGGDQAEDAAVPAAATATATASAAQATATQPSAAPDPFGRPGPGGFGAPASQPDPFDAFQQAINAQINANRPAAPAADPSQPTEVFSLGQYGDGRPGGPYPGDARPGATYGTGAPQGDPYADGRHGARPYGGAYQGDPFGGDPYAGGSRYGANGARSGASYPADEYRNGAPHQGGAYGGDPYSAQRPRAGAAPDPAAGAQRSAEPDWQAWRAWQDPEHDR, encoded by the coding sequence ATGGACACCCTGCTTGATCTACTCGACCCCAAATGGTGGCTCACCATGTTCGGCGCGTTCGCGACGATCGGTGTGCTGCTCATCATCTTTGCGGAGACCGGACTATTGTTCGGTTTCTTCCTTCCGGGGGACTCGCTGCTCGTCGCCGCCGGCATCTTCGCCGTACCGGCCGCCGCCGCCGGTCTCGGCATCTCGCCGCTCTCGCTGCCCGTGCTGCTCATCGGCGGGCCCGTGGCCGCCATCGCGGGTGCGCAGCTGGGTCACTATCTGGGCGCCAAGGTCGGCCGGAAGCTCTTCGAGCGACCGGACTCGCGGCTGTTCAAGCAGGAGCACGTGCGGAAGGCCGAGTACTACTTCGAGAAGTTCGGCCCGGCCAAGGCGGTGGTCCTGGCCCGGTTCGTGCCGATCGTCCGGACGTTCCTCAACCCGGTGGCCGGCGTGCTCGGCATGGACGCCCGCCGGTTCTTCCTGTGGAACGTCCTCGGCGGCGTGGTCTGGATCGACGCGCTGGTGCTCTTCGGCTACTTCGTCGGCAACTCGGTCCCGAACATCGACCGGTACATCCTGCCCGGCGTCTTCGTCATCGTGGTCGTCTCCTTCATCCCCATCGTCCGCGAGGTGATCAAGAACCGGAAGGGCGGCGGTGACCAGGCCGAGGACGCGGCCGTGCCCGCCGCGGCCACGGCCACGGCGACCGCCTCCGCGGCCCAGGCCACCGCCACGCAGCCGTCCGCCGCGCCGGACCCGTTCGGCCGTCCCGGCCCCGGCGGCTTCGGCGCGCCCGCGTCGCAGCCCGACCCGTTCGACGCGTTCCAGCAGGCCATCAACGCGCAAATCAACGCGAACCGGCCTGCGGCCCCCGCCGCGGACCCGTCGCAGCCGACGGAGGTGTTCTCCCTCGGCCAGTACGGCGACGGCCGCCCCGGCGGGCCGTACCCGGGTGACGCGCGGCCGGGCGCGACCTACGGGACCGGTGCCCCCCAGGGCGACCCGTACGCGGACGGGCGGCACGGGGCCCGGCCGTACGGCGGCGCCTACCAGGGCGATCCCTTCGGCGGTGACCCGTACGCGGGCGGCTCCCGGTACGGCGCGAACGGCGCGCGGTCCGGCGCCTCCTACCCCGCGGACGAGTACCGAAACGGCGCTCCCCACCAGGGCGGGGCGTACGGTGGGGACCCCTACTCCGCGCAGCGTCCTCGTGCCGGTGCCGCGCCCGACCCGGCCGCCGGTGCGCAGCGGTCCGCCGAGCCGGACTGGCAGGCGTGGCGGGCCTGGCAGGACCCCGAGCACGACCGCTGA
- a CDS encoding DUF3151 domain-containing protein: MKSHENLLAAPPPTYLPDMPEAREALASGAPASDVAARFPAYSAAWATLADEAFASGHAVTSYAFARTGYHRGLDQLRRNGWKGHGPIPWEHEPNRGFLRCLHALARAAQAIGEKDEAERCVQFLHDSSPTAVEVLGVKH, from the coding sequence ATGAAGTCGCATGAGAACCTCCTGGCCGCACCACCCCCGACATACCTTCCGGACATGCCGGAGGCCAGGGAGGCCCTCGCCTCGGGAGCGCCGGCCTCCGACGTCGCGGCGCGCTTCCCCGCCTACTCAGCCGCCTGGGCGACCCTCGCCGACGAGGCGTTCGCCTCCGGCCACGCGGTGACCTCGTACGCGTTCGCGCGCACCGGGTACCACCGCGGCCTCGACCAGCTGCGCCGGAACGGCTGGAAGGGCCACGGGCCCATTCCGTGGGAACACGAGCCCAACCGGGGCTTCCTCCGCTGCCTGCACGCCCTCGCCCGGGCGGCGCAGGCGATCGGGGAGAAGGACGAGGCCGAGCGCTGCGTCCAGTTCCTGCACGACAGCAGCCCGACCGCCGTCGAGGTTCTCGGCGTCAAACACTGA